From the Hevea brasiliensis isolate MT/VB/25A 57/8 chromosome 13, ASM3005281v1, whole genome shotgun sequence genome, the window TATGGGCAAGTATATTGTTCCATTTCAAAGTGAATAGAGCATTAAAGTTCTGTTGGCGTTGGTGAAATCTAAACCTTGGGGCTCTTTTGGTTTTATTTGGTAAAGTGGATGGAAAAGTTAAAGAATATGATATGCCATCACTGCCACTATCAATGTATTTTATGACCTTTTCTTGATAAATTTACTATTCGTTCACTTATTTTATATGCTGCTCACATATAAAATTAGAGTAGTAGGATTAAATCGTACACTAGTCATGTTCTGTCTTGCCTCCAGATTTTgtgatttctgagatttatttGTTTCAGTTTGGAATTCTGTAACACTGACCTAAACTTTTGTTCCTtaggttccttttttttttcaaaattttttttaacgtTCTAAGGCTCTTTAAAATGGGTCCTTTTGTGTTTCCCATTTTGCATGATTTGTCCTGCATTCATGATGCCTCAATTCTTTTGCAGAACATTGACTTGAAACTTTCTCATAAACTCTCACCAATGGCATCACGAGCTGGGGGTCTGGTTCAAGATCAGAATATAAATATCCACTACAATGGTACTCTGTTCTGTTGAGCTTTACTAACTCCTTATTTTTTTAATCTGGCGATCTTGTGTTCTGACTTCATATATTGCAGAAACTTCTGTTGGCTGGAAGACAAACGGCTCTAAAGCGCCTCCAAGGAAAGGAGTGCTAGGTGGAAGGACACCACTTGGTGATTTGTCAAATTCACTGAAGCCTTCTCTGAATCAGGCATCAAAGAAGCATAACTCTAGCATTGCCTCCTTAGCTGAGAAAGAGACTGGTGCCTCTTTAAATGCACTTGACGCAACCAAGAAGAAAAGTACCTCTAAACCTTCAGGGAAGGTGCAAACCAATGGTAGAAAGGCGCTTTCTGACATTTCAAATTCAGGGAAGCCAAACCTGAATGAGGGATCGAAGAAGAACTACAATGCAAAGTTAAGTGTTGTGGCAGAGGAGTCAATTGATGCCAATGCAATTGCAGAGGAACAGTTTCTGCACAATCATCAAGAATGCATCAAAGCACAAGCAAGAGCCATGGACTTGGATCAATTTCTACAAACAATTGGACTAGACAATGGTAACCAAAAGTTGACCCTTATATATGTAATTATTTGCATCCTTTTTTTACCCTAGTAAATTAATtcacatatttgttttcttgtctAGGTTTTCCCAAACTGCGGGCAAATCCTATGTCAATTAAGGTGAAGGTCAGTCCGATGGTTCTCATCCTAAGCATTTTGTGGAGTAAACTTTTGTTTCATTGATTATCTGAGTAGATAGTTTGTGTTTCAGGCTCAGAGTCCCCCAAGGCACTTGGAACTGGAAGAGATGTTTAAAGATCCATCCTGGAAACACAAGCCATCTAGCAAACTTGATTCTCCGCCTGCATGCAGTACTCCAAAATCACCAAAGCATTATATGCATCTTGACTACAACTTTAAGCTGTTAGAATCCCCATAGATGCCAATGCATTGATTTCCCTCATCAATGCCTGTCTGGGAAGCCGTAATTTTGCAGCAGTCATGCGATTTccatctttttgctttcttgtttggaTTGGAACGGAATTTATGCCTGATATGGATAGTAGACTATTGTAGAATATGCAGCGATAGTGTGAGACAATTCTTAAGGGTTAAACATTGCTGTTGCTTTTGGTATTACTGATTGAAGCACATAGGTGGTATGATCATTATCTTATTTTCTAGTAGTTAAAACTTACTTGGAAGTTTTTCCCCTTGCAAATACCTTTATTTCTTGTCGTCTTATTTGGTTTCTTGGGAGGAAAAGGGGCAAAAAAAATCAGTTTGGTGAAGGGGGAAATGAACTCGAGAATGTATGTAACAGCAACTAAGAGGCCTTCCTCTTGAGTGGTGACGCTAGTTAAATTTAGATATTCTGTTTCGGGTTGAGATAAAAAATGTAATTTTCGAAAAATAATGGACGCTGTTTAGTTGATTTTCaagtttttatgattaaaataagtttaattttaaattgattttaatatctataacttgcatattttaaaaaacattttctaataataataccAAATTGACCATAAAATTGAAGTAAAATTCTCTAATCATCAAATTAGATTAATTATATCCCCATATTatatttccttaaaaaaaaaaaaaagcaaaatgcCCATATTATTCTAAAAAAATATCTCTCCATATATTATTTTGTTGTTTGcgttaatttaattagtttataatGTAAATGTACTTTGACTTTAATAGATTCTTATTGTAACATGGCTATGATTTATCTTGTAGTCCCATTTTTCAAGGGGAAAAAAGTCACTTGGTGCATTTTTCCATGGTTATAGGCATTATAGCTGGCCTAAACCTCTGAATGGGCCTTCCAGGTTTTCAAGTTACAATACAAGAACGAAATCTATGAGCCCAATGGGCTTCCAATATTATGAAATCTTCTGGTCCATTATTGGGGGAATAAAATATACTAATCCCCCGCAATGGGCCTTCCAGGTTTTCAAGTTACAATACAAGAAGGAAATCTATGAGCCCAATGGGCTTCCAATATTATGAAATCTTCTGGTCCATTATTGGGGGAATAAAATATACTAATCCCCCGCAAGACCATTGGTGCACACAAAAGCAGCCTcgtctctcacagaaaattataAGATGCTCCTGTGAGTGCACACCAGATTTCAATTATCGTGGATGTCATCTCGTTGTGAGAGGAGCATGTGCACAATGCGAACCTAATAAATTTCCCCTCTGTTCTGCAACTCTGCTTAACAAAAACTCCGCACTCCCACTGGAAAACCACGAAGACAACACTCGCAGAAATGGTAGTTTCTCTCAAACTACCGTCTCTCACCTCCCTCTTTTTCTCATCTCCATTGATACGTCGTTTACCGGTGTTTTCAGTACTTCGCCGCTATTTCCGTCCACCTCCTCTAACAGCATCCTTCTCAACTCTGTGAGCCCTCATAAGACCGAAGACTAAGTTGATAACCGCAAGATTCGAGTCAACCAGGACCCCACTCATTACTCCTGGACCTCAAGAATTGAATGCTTGGTATCTTGATGTTATTGCCAACGCCAAGCTCGCTGATTATGGTCCAGTTCGTGGTACTATGGTCATTCGTCCGAATGGAAATGCTATATGGGAGAATATCCAGGTACtagttttcatttatttatttattttccaaaGGCAGAATTCATTGAAAGCGTTAAATGGCTAAGCAATCGACATGAGAGAAAGAACAGGAGTGAAAACGTGTGGATAGATGCAGCACATCCGAAAAAATTCCTTTGTTCGAGAGATGGCTGGCAGCTCCTTGAAGAGATTGAATTACCAGCAAAGCGTCTCCTTCAATAAGAATATTGCGGAAGCCTCTGGATTTAGCAAGCTGCACTGCTTCCCTACAGGCAAGGGTCTCCGGAACTAGAGAATCGGTGATATCTTAAATCTTCTTGCAATTCCAGCCGCATTGATGAGCAGAAGAGTCCCTTGCTATTGCTGCAATAGAGCGGCAATTGTGAACTTTATCAACAGCactatcaaaattaattttgatcaaGCATTGAGACGGAGAGGACCAATCATTGCAGAGTTGATGGGGCGCCGTTGGTGGTGCAGGAATTGTGTCTTGCACAGAAAAGAATTCTTGAAATGCTGACATACCCGAATACAGCACTTCCTGGTGAGATTGCATTT encodes:
- the LOC110643481 gene encoding uncharacterized protein LOC110643481 isoform X1; translation: MASRAGGLVQDQNINIHYNETSVGWKTNGSKAPPRKGVLGGRTPLGDLSNSLKPSLNQASKKHNSSIASLAEKETGASLNALDATKKKSTSKPSGKVQTNGRKALSDISNSGKPNLNEGSKKNYNAKLSVVAEESIDANAIAEEQFLHNHQECIKAQARAMDLDQFLQTIGLDNGFPKLRANPMSIKVKAQSPPRHLELEEMFKDPSWKHKPSSKLDSPPACSTPKSPKHYMHLDYNFKLLESP
- the LOC110643481 gene encoding uncharacterized protein LOC110643481 isoform X2; translation: MASRAGGLVQDQNINIHYNETSVGWKTNGSKAPPRKGVLGGRTPLGDLSNSLKPSLNQASKKHNSSIASLAEKETGASLNALDATKKKSTSKPSGKVQTNGRKALSDISNSGKPNLNEGSKKNYNAKLSVVAEESIDANAIAEEQFLHNHQECIKAQARAMDLDQFLQTIGLDNGFPKLRANPMSIKAQSPPRHLELEEMFKDPSWKHKPSSKLDSPPACSTPKSPKHYMHLDYNFKLLESP